A region of Vigna radiata var. radiata cultivar VC1973A chromosome 6, Vradiata_ver6, whole genome shotgun sequence DNA encodes the following proteins:
- the LOC106764212 gene encoding cytochrome b561 and DOMON domain-containing protein At3g25290 — protein MKTQQQSMPSSPLLPLTILTLTLLSLTLAANAQDCTEAFLKLAQQKNISDCKRLRTLGAEFAWKLHANSSHNSTLVDILFGATLNAPQGWIGWGVNPGRRPEMVGAKAIIAVKRSDGTWLMGTYNITKEIRNGCNLLPSEIGIVLDKSVEQEVDNLHTMHVRLNLSSHAYNVTRLNHIWQVGYDIEGGRPLGHPKTLRNVDSTEVIDLTDSNGRSTGQYRSYLRTIHGVLNIIGWGTLLPIGIIIARYFRVFPFKYDPLWFNLHIGCQLTGFLVGTTGWAIGLSLGHSSRYYTFRDHRTYGILIFTFSTIQMLAFRLKPKLTDDYRKYWNMYHHFLGYGLLAIIFINIFKGIRILEGGDAWKWGYVADLAFLGAIAFGLEVYTWIHFFGLKQKEKQKQLEEAIKPKSTPHYQI, from the exons atgaaaaccCAACAACAAAGCATGCCATCTTCACCCTTATTGCCATTAACGATCTTGACACTGACCCTTCTCTCCCTTACCCTCGCTGCAAATGCTCAAGACTGCACTGAAGCATTCCTTAAACTTGCACAACAAAAAAACATCTCAGACTGTAAGAGATTACGCACTCTGGGGGCCGAGTTTGCATGGAAACTCCACGCCAACAGTTCTCACAACTCCACCCTCGTTGACATCTTGTTCGGTGCCACACTCAATGCCCCACAGGGGTGGATAGGCTGGGGTGTCAACCCTGGAAGAAGACCAGAGATGGTTGGCGCCAAAGCCATCATAGCCGTTAAACGCTCCGATGGAACGTGGCTTATGGGCACATACAACATCACCAAAGAGATCAGAAACGGCTGCAATCTTCTGCCATCAGAAATCGGAATCGTGTTGGATAAGTCGGTTGAGCAAGAGGTCGACAACTTGCACACCATGCATGTGAGATTGAACCTTTCTTCTCACGCCTATAACGTTACGAGGCTGAATCATATCTGGCAAGTTGGCTATGATATTGAAGGTGGCCGTCCCCTTGGACACCCCAAAACTCTCCGCAACGTCGACAGCACAGAGGTCATCGACTTGACCGACAGCAACGGTCGTAGCACCGGACAGTACCGGAGTTATCTTAGAACG ATACATGGAGTCCTAAACATTATAGGATGGGGAACACTGTTGCCGATTGGAATCATAATTGCAAGGTACTTTCGGGTGTTTCCTTTCAAATACGACCCACTGTGGTTTAACCTGCACATTGGTTGCCAATTAACTGGTTTTCTGGTTGGCACCACCGGATGGGCTATCGGACTGAGCCTGGGCCATTCTTCCAGATACTACACCTTCCGCGATCATCGAACCTATGGCATTCTCATATTCACCTTTAGCACAATCCAG ATGTTGGCTTTTCGGTTGAAGCCAAAGTTGACGGATGATTACAGGAAATATTGGAACATGTACCATCATTTTCTTGGTTATGGACTGTTGGCTATCATATTCATAAACATATTCAAAGGAATTCGGATATTGGAAGGAGGTGATGCATGGAAGTGGGGGTACGTTGCAGATCTTGCCTTTCTGGGTGCCATTGCTTTTGGTTTGGAGGTTTACACGTGGATTCACTTCTTCGGATTGAAGcagaaagagaaacaaaaacagTTAGAAGAGGCTATTAAACCTAAATCAACTCCACATTACCAGATATAA